A DNA window from Parabacteroides johnsonii DSM 18315 contains the following coding sequences:
- a CDS encoding transglutaminase domain-containing protein, which translates to MKRIILLYLLLSVLSSCSFFKDKQPELSFAMEYADSNKKELEQVLKHYANDSLKLEAAKFLIRNMPAHFFYQQGREMDSIKHVLTFTDSHHYLDPKHIQKWGNYSYVDLPKIHDVQIITAEYLIENIDLAFEQWHKRPWGKYLSFHDFCEYLLPYRVGNEPLENWRKLYSATFSPLLDSIYTGSDVLEAANLVRNILKEPQFRHCTAFSLPNLGALYLIDNRFGNCRDFADLFTYVCRSIGIPCMEETNVRHYHTWNVIKDTTGMDIPFWYNTWTTFRGDTRIGDFRCGKIYRKMYALQIEEARKYVAKKRKLLYPYYKNAYLKDVSAAYYKDTLSINLKKKEKGSFVYLSFFDSRQWWSCGVTISQNGVIQFNNVESNMMYALHEYERQGYRQISYPFLFNKGKIEIFKPDTMRSKQVKLYRKYPHSDWSRYYLRQVKGASFEGSNQVDFNNKEVLFRITEESPIAYNSILLPKPVKYQYIRYQASTKQIIDLSGINLYNQGTPVHPKLISGCEPESIKPISKLQSIIDNDPLTYFTAQNPGGQVTLDLGKPKTIDQIVFFSHNDDNYIRPGDLYELFYNDGPNGWISLGRQIADTVYLEYRVPDHAYLWLRNHTRGHEEQAFYIKDRKQIFPISPWW; encoded by the coding sequence ATGAAACGTATCATTTTGCTATATTTATTATTGTCTGTATTATCTTCTTGTTCCTTTTTCAAAGACAAACAACCGGAGTTGTCTTTTGCGATGGAATATGCGGATAGTAATAAAAAAGAATTAGAGCAGGTTTTGAAGCATTATGCAAATGATTCTTTGAAATTAGAAGCCGCCAAATTCCTAATACGCAACATGCCGGCACATTTCTTTTACCAACAAGGAAGAGAAATGGACAGTATCAAGCACGTCTTGACATTTACAGACTCACATCATTACCTTGATCCAAAGCACATCCAAAAATGGGGAAATTATTCCTATGTGGATTTACCGAAAATCCATGATGTCCAAATAATAACAGCCGAGTATTTGATAGAAAACATTGATTTAGCATTCGAACAATGGCATAAACGCCCTTGGGGAAAATATCTTTCCTTTCATGATTTCTGTGAATACTTGTTACCCTACAGGGTAGGGAATGAACCGTTGGAAAATTGGAGAAAATTATATTCCGCCACTTTTAGTCCATTGCTTGATTCGATTTATACGGGAAGTGATGTTCTTGAAGCAGCCAACTTGGTGAGAAACATATTAAAAGAGCCTCAATTTCGACATTGTACAGCTTTTTCATTGCCAAATCTTGGAGCTCTTTACTTAATCGACAATCGATTCGGAAACTGTAGAGATTTTGCCGACCTTTTTACTTATGTATGTCGCTCTATCGGAATCCCTTGCATGGAAGAGACTAACGTACGACATTACCATACATGGAATGTTATAAAAGATACAACAGGTATGGACATCCCTTTCTGGTATAACACTTGGACTACATTCCGAGGAGATACTCGGATCGGAGACTTCAGATGTGGCAAAATATACCGCAAAATGTATGCCTTACAAATAGAAGAAGCACGCAAATACGTAGCTAAAAAAAGAAAGTTATTATATCCCTATTATAAAAATGCTTACCTCAAAGATGTAAGTGCTGCTTACTACAAAGATACACTGTCCATTAACCTGAAAAAAAAGGAAAAAGGGAGTTTTGTCTATCTCAGTTTTTTCGATTCCAGACAATGGTGGAGTTGTGGCGTAACCATATCTCAAAATGGGGTAATACAGTTTAATAACGTAGAATCCAATATGATGTATGCTTTACACGAATATGAAAGGCAAGGCTACAGACAAATTTCTTACCCGTTTTTGTTCAATAAAGGGAAAATAGAAATCTTTAAGCCCGATACAATGAGATCCAAACAAGTTAAATTATACAGGAAATATCCACACTCAGACTGGTCGCGTTACTATTTACGACAAGTAAAAGGCGCCTCATTTGAAGGTTCTAATCAAGTTGATTTCAACAATAAAGAAGTATTATTTAGAATAACGGAAGAATCGCCCATTGCCTATAACTCCATACTATTGCCTAAGCCCGTAAAATATCAATATATCCGCTACCAAGCAAGCACAAAACAAATTATCGATTTAAGCGGCATTAATTTATACAACCAAGGTACTCCCGTACACCCGAAACTAATATCCGGATGTGAACCGGAGAGCATAAAACCTATTTCCAAACTTCAATCTATAATAGACAATGACCCTTTAACATATTTTACCGCCCAAAATCCAGGAGGACAAGTAACATTAGATTTAGGAAAACCTAAAACTATTGACCAAATCGTCTTTTTTTCTCACAATGACGATAATTACATCCGTCCCGGAGACCTATATGAATTATTTTACAATGATGGACCAAATGGTTGGATTTCGTTAGGAAGACAAATAGCCGATACTGTCTATTTGGAATACCGTGTACCAGACCATGCTTATTTATGGCTAAGAAATCACACAAGAGGTCATGAGGAGCAAGCTTTCTATATTAAAGACCGGAAACAGATATTTCCAATATCGCCATGGTGGTAA
- a CDS encoding 6-bladed beta-propeller has product MTEIVLMADLSPEESRPKWTELFSDRYEITPLETTSGSLIGQIDKIRKFRNHYYILSSNGKTIHRFDKDGKFVSSLNKQGQGPEEYPRIEDFDVYDINGKTEVWISDNKSLKIYDATDFSFKRKISYPFVIHKFKKMENSHVLLVTGQNENILTLVDKEGKIIAEYLKKEIPYIMFRPVQFAVYGSCYLFQLGISNTFVSFNPQTEQFQMGHYVGGKEFLTEKQLLEMFQAHGVDFILEANKCSYINNMISLGNIIWLQTHQGGKNYLTKVEGGQKVSTQFSYGTTLSTISDAESDDSILLYITPDRLSEYPEDVIDKFGNKIICNMEDNPYILEFF; this is encoded by the coding sequence GTGACCGAAATTGTTTTGATGGCGGATTTATCCCCTGAAGAATCCCGGCCGAAATGGACAGAGTTGTTTTCTGATCGCTACGAAATTACTCCGTTGGAAACGACTTCCGGCAGTTTGATCGGGCAGATTGATAAGATCAGGAAGTTTCGGAATCATTATTATATTTTATCCTCTAATGGCAAAACAATCCACCGTTTCGACAAGGACGGAAAATTCGTATCGTCTTTAAACAAACAGGGGCAAGGGCCGGAAGAATACCCACGGATAGAAGATTTTGATGTCTATGATATAAATGGCAAAACCGAAGTGTGGATATCTGACAACAAAAGCCTGAAAATCTACGATGCTACCGATTTTTCTTTCAAAAGAAAAATCTCCTATCCATTTGTAATCCATAAATTTAAAAAGATGGAGAACTCTCATGTCCTGCTTGTCACCGGACAGAACGAAAACATTTTGACGTTGGTAGACAAAGAGGGGAAAATCATTGCCGAATATTTGAAAAAAGAAATACCCTACATCATGTTCCGGCCGGTACAATTTGCGGTTTATGGATCCTGTTATCTTTTCCAGTTAGGTATCTCAAACACATTCGTTTCATTCAATCCGCAAACTGAGCAATTTCAAATGGGACACTATGTCGGAGGAAAGGAGTTCCTCACCGAAAAGCAGTTGTTGGAAATGTTTCAAGCGCACGGTGTCGACTTCATCCTTGAAGCCAATAAATGCTCTTACATCAATAACATGATTTCTTTAGGGAATATAATCTGGCTACAAACGCATCAAGGCGGGAAAAACTACCTGACAAAAGTAGAAGGAGGACAAAAGGTCTCAACCCAATTCTCATACGGGACGACTCTTTCCACTATTTCCGATGCAGAAAGCGATGACAGTATATTATTATATATCACACCCGATCGTCTTTCGGAATATCCCGAAGATGTGATCGACAAATTTGGCAATAAGATTATCTGCAATATGGAAGATAATCCTTATATATTAGAGTTTTTTTGA
- a CDS encoding 6-bladed beta-propeller has protein sequence MVTRIRLQLLIYLFCTNCINGISSPSRGEDTIQMDMNHYQKITFDSLIADISCTKLSNTVFDFCTNMVQYKDFLYFMGSTMAGKNVYIYSKSGKFIKEIAFSDALIVNSMCIVPELEELWVVSRFKIINKFKLDGTPVKKVSLPFPCAAIIPTAKQDFLVYSGGANTERGHIEGHFMALTDFKSIHKLYLPKWGKKEWLFAPYNLYTTDTDDILILPDNTDTIYRYDTSGKEILPYYSLDFHGDFLTRDKYPREDAGMAEIIDKKKYIYNCYSFYSASDYLFFKLMGKRDDFCAIRCKDNILFSFDRLFDNFKSKYVNPFIGSDKNNLYLLVRENDLAGHYLNIKCTYPAIRKMLPGLSTTGNDWILLTIKIKE, from the coding sequence ATGGTAACAAGAATACGACTCCAGCTTTTGATATATTTGTTCTGTACAAATTGTATTAACGGTATTTCATCTCCTTCTCGTGGAGAAGATACCATTCAAATGGACATGAATCACTACCAAAAAATCACATTTGATAGTTTGATTGCAGACATTTCCTGTACAAAATTAAGTAATACTGTATTTGATTTTTGTACAAATATGGTTCAATATAAAGATTTCCTATACTTTATGGGAAGTACTATGGCTGGAAAAAATGTATATATATACTCTAAGTCCGGAAAGTTCATAAAGGAAATTGCATTTTCGGATGCCTTAATAGTCAATTCCATGTGTATTGTTCCGGAATTGGAGGAGTTGTGGGTCGTGAGCAGATTCAAAATTATCAACAAGTTCAAACTGGATGGCACACCGGTCAAAAAAGTGTCTTTGCCTTTTCCTTGTGCCGCCATCATACCGACCGCAAAACAAGATTTTTTGGTTTATTCGGGAGGAGCCAATACTGAAAGAGGGCACATTGAAGGACACTTTATGGCTCTTACCGATTTCAAGTCTATCCACAAATTATATCTGCCTAAATGGGGGAAAAAAGAATGGTTGTTCGCACCTTATAATTTATATACGACAGATACTGACGACATTTTGATTCTTCCGGATAATACAGACACAATCTATAGATACGATACTTCCGGGAAGGAGATACTCCCATATTATAGTCTTGATTTTCATGGAGATTTTCTAACCAGAGACAAGTATCCCAGAGAAGATGCGGGAATGGCTGAAATAATCGATAAGAAAAAATACATCTATAACTGTTATAGCTTTTATTCCGCTTCGGATTATCTTTTTTTCAAGTTAATGGGGAAAAGGGACGATTTTTGTGCTATCCGGTGTAAAGACAATATCCTCTTTTCTTTCGACCGTCTTTTTGACAATTTCAAATCCAAATATGTGAATCCTTTTATCGGTTCAGATAAAAACAATCTTTATTTGCTTGTTCGCGAGAATGACCTTGCCGGTCATTACTTAAATATTAAATGCACATACCCGGCTATCCGGAAAATGTTACCCGGATTATCAACCACTGGGAACGATTGGATTTTACTAACGATTAAAATAAAAGAATAA
- a CDS encoding NVEALA domain-containing protein, whose protein sequence is MGKKFFGVIAFVAIAAAAGWNYQQNKQEVELSDLALENVEALARGEGSGNCKWRTGHSSATGWIAICDSYGVGYSCTCGDIKYY, encoded by the coding sequence ATGGGAAAGAAATTTTTTGGCGTCATCGCTTTTGTTGCGATCGCCGCAGCAGCAGGCTGGAACTACCAGCAGAATAAACAGGAAGTAGAACTCTCAGACTTGGCGTTGGAAAACGTCGAGGCTCTTGCCAGGGGCGAAGGAAGTGGTAACTGTAAATGGAGAACCGGACATAGCTCCGCAACTGGTTGGATTGCAATTTGCGATTCATATGGTGTTGGATATTCATGTACCTGTGGAGATATAAAATATTATTAA
- a CDS encoding DUF1573 domain-containing protein codes for MKKQLYILLLLSLLTACKENNKEKFALLVQEWQGKEIVFPQNMAFTRFVTEPVDYRIPDAEYKVLVYVDSVGCTSCKLQLLKWKELIAHVDSATNGNVPFIFVFQSKDDRELRYILKCDNFDRPVCIDRNNRFNSSNRFPQDITFQTFLLDKDNKVKVIGNPVHNLAVRDLYLKQITGMQYQEALSKTTLETDKAEYDLGTVKEGTTKKQTVTVRNTGTSVFKLKGFTTSCDCTEATCDWKELQPGESGTVTVSYEAEQPGEFYRTVEIYGNIPNNSLMVSFIGKVSTNN; via the coding sequence ATGAAAAAACAACTCTACATCTTACTACTTCTTTCTTTGTTAACCGCTTGTAAAGAGAATAACAAAGAAAAGTTCGCCCTGTTGGTTCAGGAATGGCAAGGGAAAGAGATCGTGTTTCCACAGAATATGGCGTTCACCCGTTTCGTCACTGAGCCGGTGGACTATCGGATACCCGATGCGGAATATAAAGTGTTGGTTTACGTTGATTCAGTCGGGTGTACCAGTTGTAAACTGCAATTGCTGAAATGGAAAGAGTTGATCGCCCATGTCGATTCGGCAACAAACGGCAACGTTCCGTTCATCTTCGTCTTCCAGTCAAAAGACGACCGTGAGTTGCGGTACATCCTGAAATGCGACAACTTCGACCGCCCTGTCTGTATCGACCGGAACAATCGGTTCAACTCGTCGAACCGATTTCCACAGGATATCACCTTCCAGACATTCTTGCTTGACAAGGACAACAAGGTGAAAGTAATCGGTAACCCGGTACATAACCTGGCAGTCAGGGATTTGTATCTGAAACAGATAACCGGCATGCAATATCAAGAAGCATTGTCCAAAACAACCCTCGAAACAGACAAAGCTGAATATGACTTAGGAACGGTAAAAGAGGGAACAACCAAGAAGCAAACGGTCACAGTCCGAAATACCGGAACAAGCGTCTTCAAATTGAAGGGCTTCACCACCTCTTGCGATTGCACCGAAGCAACCTGCGACTGGAAAGAACTGCAACCGGGAGAAAGCGGAACGGTCACGGTCAGTTACGAAGCGGAACAGCCGGGAGAGTTTTACCGGACAGTAGAGATATATGGTAATATCCCGAACAACTCACTGATGGTGAGTTTTATCGGGAAGGTATCAACGAACAATTAA
- a CDS encoding BF3164 family lipoprotein produces the protein MKRYAYILSIGISAIISCTDSPGTYYPRYSTFPNEKAISARVIELDTALFRYPFRVAVKDSMAIVMDLHNADYYFHAFTYPDWKHIVSFGKRGEGPEEMLSAETFQFDSPDAIYALDANKMQISRWVVSAENRSATRQEVIPLDKSLVRSLDFYATDSCFLIPDYLGEHRYWQVDYSGKPIKSIGKIPSEKDFAQENHPALAQAWRSFIDYNPHNGILAMVTQLGESIEIYNTQENTHTVLYGPNGEPQFKSVKGEGFPTGIMGFSDIVITDKHIYSVFQGVRFKDKLASHQRGEKPEDGGRYIYVFDLKGNPLHKYILDKPIYGIDVNEKTKTIIATCVESDEPIMEFKI, from the coding sequence CATATTATCAATAGGTATCAGTGCGATAATCTCCTGTACCGATTCCCCCGGTACTTACTACCCCCGATATTCGACTTTTCCCAATGAAAAGGCAATAAGTGCGCGGGTGATCGAACTGGACACTGCCCTCTTCCGCTACCCATTCCGGGTAGCGGTTAAAGACAGTATGGCTATTGTAATGGATTTGCATAACGCCGATTACTATTTTCATGCCTTTACCTACCCCGATTGGAAACATATCGTTTCTTTTGGCAAACGGGGTGAAGGACCGGAAGAAATGCTTTCGGCCGAAACATTCCAGTTTGATTCGCCCGATGCAATCTATGCTCTCGACGCAAATAAAATGCAAATATCGCGTTGGGTTGTCTCTGCTGAAAATCGGTCGGCTACAAGACAAGAAGTAATACCGCTGGATAAAAGTTTAGTTCGTTCTTTAGACTTTTATGCTACAGATTCCTGTTTCCTCATCCCCGACTATTTAGGCGAGCACCGTTATTGGCAAGTCGACTACAGTGGTAAACCTATCAAAAGCATAGGTAAAATCCCATCTGAAAAAGATTTTGCACAAGAAAACCATCCGGCACTGGCCCAGGCATGGCGTAGCTTTATTGATTATAACCCGCACAATGGCATATTGGCTATGGTCACCCAATTAGGGGAATCCATTGAAATCTATAACACCCAAGAAAATACCCATACCGTATTATACGGTCCGAACGGCGAGCCCCAATTTAAGAGTGTAAAAGGCGAGGGCTTCCCGACCGGAATAATGGGATTCAGTGATATTGTCATTACGGACAAACATATCTACAGCGTATTCCAGGGAGTCCGGTTTAAAGACAAATTGGCATCACATCAACGAGGTGAAAAACCGGAGGACGGAGGACGTTATATTTATGTATTCGACTTGAAAGGAAATCCTTTACATAAATATATATTAGACAAACCCATATACGGAATCGATGTAAACGAAAAAACAAAGACGATCATCGCCACATGTGTAGAAAGTGATGAGCCGATCATGGAATTTAAAATATAA